A single genomic interval of Peribacillus sp. FSL H8-0477 harbors:
- a CDS encoding SDR family oxidoreductase: MTGKIAVITGVSRLRGIGTAICKELADAGYHIFFTYWTEYDKEMPWSIEEDEPLKLKEELLKKGVKVSCMELDLTQNDAPERLLNKVSEQLGYPDILINNAAYSTNNDFSKITAEELDKHYMVNVRATTLLSSKFAQGFDKKSGGRIVNMTSGQSLGPMPGELAYATTKGAVDALTVTLSAELAPLGITVNAINPGPTDTGWMTEEIKNELKPLFPFGRIGKPGDAAKTIKFIVSDEAEWITGQIIHSEGGFKR; the protein is encoded by the coding sequence ATGACAGGTAAAATTGCAGTTATTACAGGTGTAAGTCGGCTGAGGGGGATTGGAACTGCTATTTGCAAAGAGTTAGCTGATGCGGGTTACCATATATTTTTTACGTATTGGACGGAGTATGATAAAGAAATGCCGTGGAGTATTGAAGAAGATGAGCCCTTAAAGTTAAAAGAAGAATTGTTAAAAAAAGGAGTTAAAGTATCGTGTATGGAGTTGGATTTGACACAAAATGATGCACCTGAACGACTTTTAAATAAAGTTTCTGAACAGCTTGGCTATCCGGATATTTTGATTAATAATGCAGCTTACTCAACGAACAACGATTTTTCTAAGATAACTGCCGAAGAATTAGATAAGCATTACATGGTAAATGTTCGCGCTACGACACTATTGAGTAGTAAATTTGCTCAAGGATTTGATAAAAAATCAGGTGGAAGAATAGTCAATATGACATCTGGTCAATCTCTAGGACCAATGCCAGGCGAATTAGCCTATGCAACAACAAAGGGAGCCGTTGATGCACTGACCGTTACTTTATCTGCTGAATTAGCCCCTCTAGGAATTACAGTTAATGCAATTAATCCAGGACCAACGGATACAGGGTGGATGACAGAGGAAATAAAAAACGAATTGAAACCATTATTTCCTTTCGGTAGAATAGGAAAACCGGGAGATGCTGCAAAAACGATTAAATTTATTGTGAGTGATGAAGCAGAGTGGATTACGGGTCAGATTATCCATTCAGAAGGCGGGTTTAAAAGATAA
- a CDS encoding DUF1697 domain-containing protein → MIYLALLRGINVGGNNKIDMKLLKQTFERAGMNDVMTYINTGNIIFSDNALSKIELSHRLEEVIRKEFGLEIRVLIRNVDEIKGIIKAIPDTWKNDKEMTGDVMFLWEEVDDIAILEKLVIQPSIDTVIYVPGAILWMVDKVNITKSGKSKIIGTKLYKQVTIRNVNTTRKIYELMELQNN, encoded by the coding sequence ATGATTTATCTAGCTCTTCTTCGGGGAATCAATGTAGGTGGAAATAATAAAATTGACATGAAGTTGCTTAAACAAACGTTTGAACGAGCCGGGATGAATGATGTGATGACCTATATCAATACGGGCAATATTATTTTTTCAGACAACGCCCTATCAAAAATTGAATTATCACATCGTTTAGAAGAGGTGATTCGAAAAGAATTCGGATTAGAAATTAGAGTATTGATTCGTAATGTCGATGAGATCAAAGGTATTATTAAAGCTATTCCTGACACATGGAAAAACGATAAAGAAATGACTGGTGATGTCATGTTTTTATGGGAGGAAGTTGATGATATAGCAATACTTGAGAAACTAGTCATTCAACCATCAATTGACACGGTAATTTATGTCCCCGGCGCAATCCTATGGATGGTTGACAAGGTCAATATAACGAAGAGCGGGAAATCAAAGATTATTGGAACGAAGCTATATAAACAAGTTACGATAAGAAATGTCAACACGACTCGTAAAATCTATGAACTTATGGAGCTTCAAAACAATTAG
- a CDS encoding YrvL family regulatory protein: protein MPEKEGSFRNLNRKEKMATIAGLAFLITLVVGFVWGLYFFGLAGVFALLGVQYISIWSLVIFVGSFFILGIFVELVSKVIFKVVVRNLTGKINVFFIRISIEGISNWLLLFAVDEFMNSITLSLKTEILIAVLLAIIEMVFDGDKEMP, encoded by the coding sequence ATGCCAGAAAAAGAAGGTTCTTTTCGTAATCTGAATAGAAAAGAAAAGATGGCGACTATCGCTGGATTAGCCTTTCTAATTACACTAGTAGTTGGATTTGTATGGGGGCTTTATTTTTTTGGATTGGCTGGAGTTTTTGCCTTGCTGGGTGTTCAATATATATCTATTTGGTCCTTGGTTATATTTGTTGGCAGTTTTTTTATTTTAGGGATCTTTGTAGAATTGGTTTCTAAAGTGATTTTTAAAGTAGTTGTCCGAAATTTGACAGGAAAAATAAACGTATTCTTTATCCGAATCAGTATTGAAGGCATATCGAACTGGCTGCTCCTGTTCGCTGTGGATGAGTTTATGAATAGTATTACGCTTTCCTTGAAAACAGAGATACTTATCGCAGTACTACTTGCCATAATTGAAATGGTTTTTGACGGGGATAAAGAAATGCCATAA
- a CDS encoding RDD family protein, producing the protein MNASFLLRCKAFLIDYLFILIYLVVLFIFNVFLFPSLQDFFNGSLIVAQFTGFLMVTFPISLYFIISDSKMGGQSFVKRKTSIRVVGKNGDTLSILHATFRTLLKFLPWELSHFLVYRLIYIGDGEVPIIYYLIGGLIYALMFAYILTAIFTKKKQSLYDLLAKTEVVKVPAIKR; encoded by the coding sequence GTGAATGCTTCGTTTCTACTTCGTTGTAAAGCCTTCTTGATTGATTACCTGTTTATCCTTATATATTTAGTTGTTCTCTTTATTTTCAATGTTTTTCTTTTTCCATCCTTACAGGACTTCTTCAACGGTTCATTGATCGTAGCTCAGTTTACTGGTTTTTTAATGGTGACCTTTCCTATATCACTCTATTTTATTATTAGCGATTCAAAAATGGGGGGACAGTCATTTGTGAAACGGAAAACGAGTATACGCGTGGTTGGAAAAAATGGGGACACTTTATCCATACTGCATGCAACCTTTCGAACGCTCCTTAAGTTTTTACCATGGGAGTTGTCACATTTCCTTGTTTATCGTTTGATTTATATAGGTGATGGCGAAGTACCGATCATCTATTATCTGATTGGCGGACTGATCTATGCTCTTATGTTTGCTTATATATTGACCGCCATTTTTACAAAGAAGAAACAATCCCTATATGATTTATTAGCGAAAACAGAGGTTGTTAAGGTACCTGCGATTAAGCGATAG
- a CDS encoding threonine aldolase family protein produces the protein MIKTKSLSEAFREAKFRVGEHSKRNVQVLKEAFKDVTGNMESDFYGRGKVIDDFQDQMMRYLGKESAVFFPSGTMAQQIALRIWCDEKKVKKVAYHPLCHLELHEEDGLKKLHHIESILLADKDQLITLADVQTIQEDIACLVLELPQSGMGGQLPDYKELQAISDYCREKGIKLHLDGARLFEILPYYEKTAAEVCSLFDSVYISFYKGIGGIAGAVLAGTKEFTRESKIWKRRYGGDLISLYPYVISSNYYFKLRINKMAQYYEEAKELAKLYNQCPEIKTIPEEPVSNMFHVHIDLPENELEPILVRICETTGIALTPYIQPGETSCSYETNIGDNYAEIPKEKLQAAFSQLAKEISKIAL, from the coding sequence ATGATAAAGACTAAATCCTTATCAGAAGCATTTAGAGAAGCTAAGTTTCGAGTTGGAGAACATAGTAAAAGAAATGTTCAAGTATTAAAAGAAGCGTTCAAAGATGTCACTGGAAATATGGAAAGTGACTTTTATGGCAGAGGAAAAGTCATCGATGACTTTCAAGATCAAATGATGAGGTATCTTGGAAAAGAATCAGCCGTATTTTTCCCTAGCGGAACAATGGCCCAGCAAATTGCCTTACGCATATGGTGTGACGAAAAGAAAGTGAAAAAGGTAGCTTATCATCCCTTATGTCATCTAGAACTTCATGAAGAAGATGGATTGAAAAAATTGCACCATATCGAATCCATCTTGTTGGCAGATAAGGATCAGTTAATTACACTTGCGGATGTTCAAACGATACAGGAGGACATTGCTTGCTTAGTGTTAGAATTACCTCAAAGTGGAATGGGCGGGCAATTACCAGATTACAAAGAACTGCAAGCCATCTCCGATTATTGCCGTGAAAAAGGGATCAAGCTTCATTTAGATGGTGCCAGGCTTTTTGAGATTTTGCCTTATTATGAAAAAACAGCTGCTGAAGTATGTTCTTTATTCGATAGTGTGTATATCTCCTTCTACAAAGGAATTGGCGGAATTGCAGGGGCAGTTTTAGCGGGAACTAAAGAATTTACACGTGAATCGAAAATATGGAAAAGACGGTATGGCGGTGATTTAATCAGCTTGTACCCGTACGTTATTAGCTCCAATTATTATTTTAAACTTCGTATAAATAAAATGGCACAATACTATGAAGAGGCGAAAGAATTAGCAAAATTATATAATCAATGCCCTGAAATTAAAACAATTCCTGAGGAACCGGTTTCAAATATGTTTCATGTTCATATTGACCTTCCTGAAAATGAACTTGAACCGATTCTGGTACGAATATGTGAAACAACTGGTATAGCTTTGACGCCTTATATACAGCCAGGAGAGACAAGCTGTTCTTATGAAACAAACATCGGAGATAATTATGCGGAAATTCCCAAAGAAAAACTCCAGGCAGCTTTTTCACAGTTGGCAAAGGAAATAAGTAAAATAGCTTTATAA
- a CDS encoding oxidoreductase, producing the protein MKKIKTAIIGFGLSGSSFHAPFIENLEEFDLSAIVVRHVDAVREIRPNVPVYENLDTLFTNEPDIELIVISTPTPTHYEFAKQAIVAGKHVIVEKPFVVSSEEGAKLIELAKEYNVVLSVYQNRRWDGDFLTVQDIVQSGKLGRVHTIEMNWDRYRKEVRNRWKEKQTPGSGNFYDMAPHMLDQANVLFGLPNTIYGNLQKQRDGAQSTDYFHVVLEYDHASVLIRGGTLVAAETPRFVLHGTEASYILFGLDPQEAQLVNGLSPTEADYGKPDETRSSILTKADGTTQVIDVKKGNYKAYFEQIAQAIRNDGQIPVTAEDGLQVIRMIEAGTKSFTEKKIVSLLEA; encoded by the coding sequence ATGAAGAAGATTAAAACGGCGATTATCGGCTTTGGTTTATCCGGCTCTAGTTTTCATGCACCTTTCATTGAAAATCTTGAGGAGTTTGACTTATCAGCGATTGTTGTGAGACATGTCGATGCGGTTCGTGAGATACGACCGAATGTGCCTGTATACGAAAACTTAGATACCCTGTTTACAAATGAACCAGACATAGAATTAATCGTAATTTCGACGCCAACACCGACTCATTATGAGTTTGCTAAACAAGCAATAGTTGCTGGAAAGCATGTCATTGTCGAAAAACCTTTTGTGGTTAGCTCAGAAGAGGGTGCAAAGTTAATAGAACTTGCTAAGGAGTATAATGTCGTCTTAAGTGTCTATCAAAACCGCCGCTGGGATGGAGATTTTTTGACAGTTCAGGATATCGTGCAGAGCGGTAAGTTGGGTAGAGTGCATACGATAGAAATGAATTGGGACCGCTATCGCAAAGAAGTTCGTAACCGGTGGAAAGAAAAACAGACTCCGGGCAGCGGGAATTTTTACGATATGGCCCCGCATATGCTCGATCAAGCCAATGTATTGTTCGGGTTGCCGAATACGATCTATGGAAATCTACAAAAACAAAGAGATGGCGCTCAATCGACGGACTATTTTCATGTTGTGTTAGAATACGATCATGCAAGCGTCCTGATTCGTGGGGGAACGCTAGTAGCTGCTGAAACGCCAAGATTTGTTCTTCATGGAACAGAAGCGTCTTATATCTTGTTCGGACTTGATCCACAAGAAGCTCAGTTGGTAAACGGACTATCCCCGACAGAAGCAGACTACGGTAAGCCCGATGAAACTAGAAGCAGTATCCTGACAAAAGCCGATGGAACAACTCAAGTCATCGACGTTAAAAAAGGAAACTACAAAGCTTACTTCGAGCAAATCGCTCAAGCCATACGAAATGATGGACAAATCCCAGTCACAGCGGAAGACGGGCTGCAAGTCATTCGCATGATTGAAGCGGGAACGAAGAGCTTTACCGAAAAGAAAATTGTTTCACTTCTTGAAGCATGA
- a CDS encoding general stress protein: MEKRLEYLYKGESFAILMFVFTSYVINHVYPELRLYSLFSFWVSFFLLEFLLLQGAAYWYAKLKMVKRKNTSDHSFPLVLKLKRLEKVTLGLFIVSLPIFGMDFLRFSPSLPIGGLTIAAFIYVFALLEYINYFYVQLSYDNLSDITHLLKSRRLKRSSISKEYRRISQMKK, from the coding sequence ATGGAGAAAAGGCTGGAATATTTATATAAAGGTGAATCATTTGCTATACTTATGTTTGTTTTTACTAGTTATGTAATTAATCATGTATATCCTGAGTTACGGTTGTATTCACTTTTTTCTTTTTGGGTGTCCTTTTTTCTGTTAGAATTTCTTTTACTACAAGGGGCTGCTTACTGGTATGCAAAACTGAAAATGGTAAAAAGAAAAAATACATCTGATCATTCTTTTCCTCTTGTTTTAAAATTAAAGAGATTAGAAAAAGTTACGCTGGGTTTGTTTATCGTGTCTCTGCCTATATTCGGTATGGATTTTTTAAGATTCTCACCTTCTTTACCGATAGGAGGATTAACAATTGCAGCCTTTATCTATGTCTTTGCCCTTCTTGAATATATTAACTACTTTTATGTACAGCTATCCTACGATAATCTATCTGATATTACTCATCTTCTGAAATCAAGAAGATTAAAAAGATCCAGTATAAGTAAAGAGTATCGGCGTATATCTCAGATGAAGAAGTAA
- a CDS encoding isochorismatase family protein: MKQALLIIDAQQDLIEGSHEESPVFEKEQLLHTINKVIEKAMKENVSIVFIRDLDVSNGEGTGFQVHQAIHVPSSAVTFDKAATNSFYGTPLTAYLTENKIEHLVIMGCKTEHCIDTAVRTATINHFDVTLVGDGHSTSDSKVLSAEQIILHHNETLHGHYNVDNFSLVRHSHEDLFNPVHNEHR, encoded by the coding sequence TTGAAACAAGCCTTACTAATAATTGATGCGCAACAGGATTTAATTGAAGGTTCTCACGAGGAATCTCCAGTTTTTGAAAAAGAGCAGCTGCTACATACTATTAATAAAGTAATAGAAAAAGCGATGAAAGAGAATGTTTCGATTGTATTTATAAGAGATCTAGATGTTTCAAACGGAGAAGGAACCGGTTTCCAAGTACATCAAGCGATTCATGTCCCTTCCAGTGCGGTTACATTTGATAAAGCAGCAACTAATTCATTTTATGGAACACCTTTAACAGCCTATTTAACTGAAAACAAAATCGAACACCTTGTTATTATGGGCTGTAAAACAGAACATTGCATCGATACAGCTGTTCGAACAGCTACGATCAATCACTTTGATGTAACGTTGGTTGGCGATGGACATTCTACTTCCGATTCGAAAGTCTTATCTGCGGAGCAAATTATTCTTCATCACAATGAAACCCTTCACGGCCATTATAATGTGGACAATTTTTCATTGGTTAGACATTCACATGAAGATTTATTTAACCCTGTGCACAATGAACATCGTTAA
- a CDS encoding DUF6188 family protein, with amino-acid sequence MITLYKKLSEIAFNYFIGQKVIEVDTDKNLPLGLALEAGHLNIECPWRLQVLNTVAIGYSDCIQSPENYSHKNVKKILFGKRIVNILHFEAISDLVVEFEGNIYLELFHDSSFFEGWQLQGDNGFYLFTLPGGSYSD; translated from the coding sequence GTGATAACACTGTATAAAAAATTAAGTGAAATTGCTTTTAATTATTTTATCGGTCAAAAAGTTATAGAAGTAGACACGGATAAGAATCTACCTCTAGGTTTGGCCTTGGAAGCTGGTCACTTAAATATAGAGTGTCCTTGGAGGCTGCAAGTATTAAATACAGTTGCAATTGGATATTCAGACTGCATTCAATCCCCTGAAAATTACTCGCATAAAAATGTTAAGAAGATTCTATTTGGGAAAAGAATTGTGAACATCTTACATTTTGAAGCGATATCTGATTTAGTGGTTGAGTTTGAAGGTAATATTTATCTCGAATTGTTCCACGATAGTAGTTTTTTTGAAGGATGGCAGTTGCAAGGAGACAATGGATTTTATTTATTTACATTACCTGGAGGTTCTTATTCAGATTAG
- a CDS encoding DUF2975 domain-containing protein, with protein MRGRTTTFLKLIVYMIGFIVLMLCVFWLPNMAQKAALIDPSYAYLKYPVLIGIYLTALPFFFALFHSLKLLSYINHKNAFSELAVTSLKGVKYCAILICILYLMGMVFLFTQEALHPGIALIGFAILFASFSISLFAAVLQELFTSALAIKTELDLTV; from the coding sequence TTGAGAGGTAGAACGACAACATTTTTAAAGCTAATTGTTTATATGATTGGTTTTATTGTACTTATGTTATGTGTGTTTTGGCTGCCAAATATGGCGCAAAAAGCGGCATTAATAGATCCATCGTATGCTTATTTGAAATACCCTGTCCTTATAGGAATCTATCTGACGGCACTTCCTTTCTTTTTCGCCTTATTTCACTCACTTAAACTTTTAAGCTATATTAATCACAAAAATGCTTTTTCTGAACTAGCTGTCACCTCGTTAAAGGGAGTAAAATACTGTGCGATTTTAATCTGTATACTGTATCTTATGGGGATGGTTTTTCTTTTTACACAAGAGGCTTTACATCCTGGAATCGCATTAATAGGCTTTGCTATCTTATTTGCCTCTTTTAGTATTTCACTCTTTGCTGCGGTTCTTCAAGAACTGTTTACAAGTGCATTGGCAATAAAAACCGAACTTGATTTGACCGTCTAA
- a CDS encoding protein kinase domain-containing protein: protein MGEFQVIHLGKVSFQLKEKHNFEWLLNMGEVFAVFDEQDSGNICFGIKNDGIKKFVKYAGAKTKEYTGQPEEAIVRLKKSVPIYKELEHKHLITLLEYFEVERGYVLVFEWFEGECLHAHWSFPPPQKYTHPASPYYRFKQLPIERRLSAFKSILEFHLNVEQKHYIAIDFYDGSILYDFKNHITKICDVDLYKKKPFINTMGRLWGSSRFMSPEEFELGAAIDERSNVFTMGAIAFGLLGGELDRSLSKWEAGQNRYQAARKAVKADRCERYATIEEFNAAWESLGK from the coding sequence ATGGGTGAATTCCAAGTCATACATTTAGGTAAGGTATCTTTTCAATTAAAAGAAAAACATAATTTTGAATGGCTGCTAAATATGGGGGAAGTATTCGCCGTGTTTGATGAACAAGACTCAGGAAATATCTGTTTTGGCATTAAAAACGACGGGATAAAAAAGTTTGTAAAGTATGCGGGAGCGAAGACAAAAGAATACACTGGACAGCCGGAAGAGGCAATCGTGAGGTTAAAGAAGTCGGTTCCCATTTATAAAGAGTTGGAGCATAAACACTTGATCACTTTACTAGAGTATTTTGAGGTTGAGAGAGGGTATGTGTTGGTTTTTGAGTGGTTTGAAGGGGAATGTCTACACGCTCATTGGTCATTTCCTCCACCACAAAAATATACTCATCCTGCGTCTCCTTATTATCGGTTCAAGCAATTACCCATTGAACGCCGTTTAAGCGCATTTAAGAGTATCCTAGAATTCCATTTAAATGTGGAACAGAAACATTATATAGCCATTGATTTTTATGACGGTAGTATTTTATATGACTTTAAGAACCATATAACAAAGATATGTGATGTTGACTTGTATAAGAAAAAACCATTCATCAACACAATGGGTCGACTATGGGGATCCTCAAGGTTTATGTCACCAGAAGAATTCGAATTAGGGGCTGCCATTGATGAACGAAGCAATGTATTTACGATGGGAGCCATTGCATTCGGACTGTTAGGGGGAGAACTTGATCGATCTCTATCAAAGTGGGAGGCAGGACAGAACCGATACCAAGCAGCAAGGAAGGCAGTTAAAGCAGATCGATGCGAAAGATATGCAACTATAGAAGAATTCAATGCGGCTTGGGAATCGCTAGGTAAATAA
- a CDS encoding class I SAM-dependent methyltransferase yields MIQNVGTEEAIKRWDSFADTYSANHTEQGDHHKEVFLNPTLLSLMETVTNKKILDAGCGEGYLSRILARSEATVTAVDYSPRMIEIAKGRTPNDLLIDYRQGNCEDLNSLDDKSFDLIVSNMVIQDLANYEKAFQEMYRLLVDGGCFIFSILHPCFVTPESGWEKTKDGKKLHWNVDKYFYEGAYEQQGLGYKEKMLFFHRTLTSYINTLIKTGFILESIVEPKPTKEMLKKYPSFEEDFRCADFIVFKLKK; encoded by the coding sequence ATGATACAAAATGTTGGTACAGAAGAAGCAATTAAAAGGTGGGATAGTTTCGCGGATACATATTCAGCAAATCATACGGAACAAGGAGACCATCATAAAGAAGTTTTTTTAAATCCAACTTTATTATCACTTATGGAAACGGTTACTAATAAAAAGATTTTAGATGCTGGGTGTGGTGAAGGGTATTTAAGTCGAATATTAGCCAGGTCCGAAGCGACTGTAACTGCTGTGGATTATTCACCAAGAATGATAGAAATTGCTAAAGGAAGAACTCCAAATGATTTATTAATTGATTATAGGCAGGGTAATTGTGAAGACTTGAATTCTTTAGATGATAAAAGTTTCGATTTAATAGTGTCCAATATGGTTATTCAAGACCTTGCAAATTACGAAAAAGCCTTTCAAGAAATGTATCGGTTATTAGTAGATGGAGGTTGTTTTATATTTTCGATTTTACATCCTTGTTTTGTTACTCCAGAAAGTGGTTGGGAGAAAACAAAAGACGGTAAAAAGTTGCATTGGAACGTAGATAAATATTTTTATGAAGGCGCGTATGAACAACAAGGTTTAGGTTATAAAGAAAAAATGTTATTCTTCCATAGAACATTAACAAGTTATATAAACACTTTAATTAAAACAGGTTTTATTTTAGAAAGCATCGTAGAACCAAAGCCAACAAAAGAGATGTTAAAAAAATATCCTTCATTTGAAGAAGATTTTAGATGTGCTGATTTTATAGTTTTTAAACTAAAAAAGTAA
- a CDS encoding NADPH-dependent FMN reductase, whose protein sequence is MKIVAIVGSIRKDSYNLKLAKYIQKRYQDRFELEILNLRELPFYDQDIEMNPPEVVKNFKQKVASSDAVLWVTPEYNGTIPGVLGNAIDWLSRVDKVMIGKPSWIVGASMGNLGTVKAQLHLRDILFAAGISSPLLPGNEVYVGAVHEKIDETGTLTHAPTVQFLDTVVDHFIDWYTRISK, encoded by the coding sequence ATGAAAATCGTTGCCATCGTAGGAAGCATTCGTAAGGACTCATATAATCTCAAGCTTGCAAAGTATATTCAAAAACGGTATCAAGATCGGTTTGAGCTTGAAATCTTAAATCTTCGTGAGTTGCCCTTTTATGATCAGGACATTGAGATGAATCCTCCTGAAGTCGTCAAGAATTTCAAACAAAAAGTGGCAAGCTCAGATGCAGTTTTATGGGTGACACCCGAATACAATGGGACTATTCCTGGTGTATTAGGAAATGCCATTGACTGGTTGTCACGTGTGGACAAGGTTATGATCGGTAAACCATCATGGATTGTCGGGGCGTCTATGGGCAATTTAGGTACCGTAAAAGCACAATTACATTTACGAGATATTTTATTCGCTGCCGGCATTTCATCACCACTTCTTCCAGGTAATGAAGTATATGTCGGAGCCGTTCATGAAAAAATAGATGAAACAGGTACGCTTACACATGCACCAACTGTTCAGTTTTTAGATACAGTGGTTGATCACTTTATCGACTGGTATACTCGTATCAGTAAATAA
- a CDS encoding aldo/keto reductase: MSKQTQIGQTGLFVNPIGLGTNAVGGHNLYPNLDEEAGKELVRTAINEGVNFLDTAFIYGPGRSEELVGEVIKESGKRSEIILATKGAHKFVGEDVVLDNSPSYLKKSVEESLQRLQTDYIDLFYIHFPDNDTPKDEAVGALQQLKEEGKIRAIGVSNFSIEQLKEANKDGYVDVYQGEYNLLQRSAEKEILPYSVENNISFVPYFPLAAGLLAGKYDKDTVFNDLRANMPHLQGQVFAQNLEKVEQIRRIAEAKQVDVAHIVLAWYLTREAIDVVIPGAKRAAQVVNNLKTLDVHLTNEDIQLIGQIFN; this comes from the coding sequence ATGTCTAAACAAACTCAAATTGGTCAAACAGGTCTTTTTGTCAATCCAATTGGACTAGGAACGAATGCCGTTGGCGGTCATAATCTTTATCCAAACTTAGATGAAGAAGCAGGAAAAGAATTGGTTAGAACCGCTATTAACGAAGGAGTTAACTTTCTAGACACGGCCTTCATATATGGTCCAGGACGTTCAGAAGAATTAGTCGGTGAAGTGATTAAAGAATCAGGGAAGCGCAGTGAAATTATTCTTGCGACAAAGGGCGCACATAAATTTGTTGGAGAAGATGTGGTTCTCGACAATTCCCCATCCTATCTAAAAAAGTCTGTTGAAGAAAGCTTACAGCGTCTGCAAACGGATTACATTGATTTATTCTATATCCATTTCCCTGATAATGATACGCCGAAGGATGAAGCTGTGGGTGCCTTACAACAATTGAAAGAAGAAGGCAAAATTCGTGCAATCGGTGTTTCTAACTTTTCCATTGAGCAGTTAAAAGAAGCGAATAAAGACGGGTATGTGGATGTGTATCAGGGTGAGTACAATCTTTTACAGCGTTCGGCTGAAAAAGAGATCCTTCCCTACTCAGTAGAGAATAACATTTCATTTGTTCCATACTTCCCGCTCGCTGCAGGTCTATTAGCAGGGAAATACGATAAAGACACGGTATTCAATGACCTTCGTGCTAACATGCCGCATCTCCAAGGACAAGTATTCGCACAAAACTTAGAAAAAGTGGAACAAATCCGTCGTATTGCTGAAGCAAAACAAGTGGATGTTGCTCATATTGTTTTGGCTTGGTATCTAACTCGTGAAGCCATTGACGTGGTCATTCCCGGTGCGAAGAGAGCTGCACAAGTCGTCAATAATTTAAAAACACTGGATGTTCACTTAACAAATGAAGACATTCAATTGATTGGTCAAATCTTTAACTAA